GCGTACGCCGTCGCCGGCGCGATCCGCGGCGTGCGGGCCGCCGTCGCCGAGGCCGCCGCGGCCTCCGCGGCGTCGCGGTGGCGGTCCAGGGCGTCGCCTGCCGCAGCCAGGCGGGCCACGTCCTCGCCCAGGGCCTCCCGGGCGTAGCGGTGGACCCGCAGCAGCCGGCGCACCTCGTGCCAGGAGCCGTCCTGGTCGGGGTTGTACGGGTGGGCCTCGGCGGCGTGCGGCAGCGCCGAGACGGCCGTCGCCAGCCGGTTTCGGGCCACCTCCGCCAGCGGGACCAGGACCTCGTCCACCCGCCCCCGGGCCGCGACCGCGTCCAGCGGCACCTCGGAGGCCAGGACCGCCACCGCGTCCGCGACCGCGTGGAACCGGGACGAGCCCAGCGCCTGCAGGGTCGCCGAGTGGGCGCGGGTCCGGGCCAGCGTCAGCTGCCGCTCCAGCAGGGCGGCCGCCCGGGCCGAGCCCACCGTCAGCGCACCCGGGGCGCCGCGGGGCGCGGGCACCTCCGGCGAGCCCGACAGCCGGTGCAGGGCGTCCAGCAGCCGGGTCAGCCGGGCGGCGTACGCGTGCTCGTCCGCCAGGGTCGAGGACAGCCACACCAGCTCGGTGCGCAGTCCGTCGGCCCAGGAGGACTCGGTCACCACCCGGAAGGTGGCCAGGGATCCGCTGATCCGGCGCGCAGCCCCCCGCAGGCTGCGCGCCGCATCGCTGCCCTCCGCGGCGTCGGCCCCGCTCTCCTCGTGCAGGCGGAGCCCGCGCAGGAAGGCGGTGGCCTGGGCCCGCAGGTACGTGCCGAGCACGTCACCCGCGGAGCCTTCTCCACGCGCTGTCAGGTCATGGTTTGGCAGAGCCACGCCGGCGCCTCCGGGCGTCTATGAGCATCTCCTGAACGTGCCGCAGCGGCTGGCCTTCGTGGTCCGTGCTGTGCCGGGTCCATTCGCCGTCCGGGCCCAGGTGCCAGGAGGAGGTGGCGTCGGACATCCCGGTCTCCAGCATCCGGTCCAGTGCCGCGCGGTGGGCCGGGTCGGCGACCCTGACCAGTGCCTCGATGCGGCGGTCGAGGTTGCGGTGCATCATGTCGGCGCTGCCGATCCACACCTCGGGCTCGCCGCCGTTGCCGAAGGCGAAGACCCGGGAGTGTTCCAGGAAGCGGCCGAGGATCGAGCGGACCCGGATGTTCTCCGAGAGCCCGGGGACCCCGGGACGCACGGCGCAGATGCCGCGGACCCAGATGGCGACGGGCACTCCCGCCTGGGAGGCCCGGTAGAGCGAGTCGATCAGGGCCTCGTCGACGATCGAGTTCATCTTGAGGCGCACGTACGCGGGGCGGCCGGCCCGGTGGTGGGCGGCCTCCTTGTCGATCCGCGTGATCAGTCCGTCGCGCAGCGAGCGCGGCGCGACGATCAGCCGGCGGTAGGTCTCGCGGCGCGAGTACCCGGACAGCCGGTTGAAGAGGTCGGAGAGGTCCGCGCCGACCTGGGGGTCGGCGGTGAGCAGGCCGAGGTCCTCGTACAGGCGGGCGGTCTTGGGGTGGTAGTTGCCGGTGCCGACGTGGGAGTAGCGGCGCAGCGTGTCGCCCTCCTGGCGGACGACGAGCGACAGCTTGCAGTGGGTCTTCAGGCCCACCAGGCCGTAGACGACGTGGCAGCCGGACTCCTCCAGCTTGCGGGCCCACTTGATGTTGGCCTGTTCGTCGAAGCGGGCCTTGATCTCGACGAGTACGAGGACCTGCTTGCCGGATTCGGCGGCGTCGATCAGGGCGTCCACGATCGGGGAGTCGCCGGAGGTCCGGTACAGCGTCTGCTTGATCGCGAGGACGTCCGGGTCGGCGGCGGCCTGCTCCAGGAAGGCCTGCACCGAGGTGGAGAAGGAGTCGTACGGGTGGTGCAGCAGCACGTCCCGCTCGCGCAGCGCGGCGAAGATGTCGGGCGCGGACGCGGACTCGACCTCGGCGAGGTCGCGGTGGGTGCCGGCGACGAACTTGGGGTACTTCAGCTCGGGCCGGTCCAGCGAGGCGATGCCGAAGAGGCCGGTCAGGTCCAGCGGGCCGGGCAGCGGGTAGACCTCGGCGGCGGAGACGTTCAGCTCCTGCACGAGGAGGTCCAGGATGCCGGGGTCGATGGACTCCTCGACCTCCAGGCGCACCGGCGGGCCGAAGCGGCGCCGCATGAGCTCCTTCTCCAGGGCCTGGAGCAGGTTCTCGGCGTCGTCCTCCTCGACCTCGAGGTCCTCGTTGCGGGTCACCCGGAACATGTGGTGCGCGAGCACCTCCATGCCGGGGAAGAGCTCCTCCAGGTGCGCGGCGATGACGTCCTCGAGGGGGACGTAGCGCTGCGGGGAGGCCTCCAGGAAGCGGGAGAGCAGCGGCGGGACCTTGACGCGGGCGAAGTGGCGGTGGCCGGTGACCGGGTTGCGTACGACGACGGCCAGGTTCAGCGAGAGCCCGGAGATGTACGGGAACGGGTGCGCGGGGTCCACGGCCAGCGGGGTGAGCACCGGGAAGATTTGGTTCCGGAACAGCGTGAAGAGGCGGGCCTGCTCCTTCTCGGTGAGGTCCGGCCAGCGGATGAGGTGGATGCCCTCCTCGGCGAGCTGCGGGGAGATGTCCTGCTGGAAGCAGGCGGCGTGCCGGGCCATGAGCTCGCGCGAGCGCGTCCAGATCAGGTCGAGCACCTCGCGGGGCTGCAGTCCGGAGGCCGACCGGGTGGCGACGCCGGTCGCGATGCGGCGCTTGAGGCCGGCGACGCGGACCATGAAGAACTCGTCGAGGTTGCTCGCGAAGATCGCCAGGAAGTTGGCGCGCTCCAGCAGCGGGGTCGCCGGATCCTCGGCCAGCTCCAGCACCCGCTCGTTGAAGGCCAGCCAGCTGCGCTCGCGGTCGAGGAACCGCCCCGGGGGGAGCTCGCCGCCCTCTTTGTCGTCGTAGGCGTCCAGGTCGGCGTCGAGATCGGGTGCGAGCCCGGGCCCCTGGCCGGAAAGCGGGCGGTGCGCGGCTATGGAGCCGATCCGCGCAGGCTTGGCCGCCGGGCCGGGAGAGGCGGCGGGGGAGGTGTGAGACGGGTGCTGGGCGGGGACCTCGGTGGGGCCTGCGCTGGGCTGGTGGCTCATGACTCCATTGTTCCGCGCAAGCGGCAGGACAGGCGCGTCGGAAGTGGTCGCCGTCAGTCGGAGTCGGGGCTGCATGCGGGGAGAGTCGCAAGCGCGTCTTAAGGTCCGGTGAATGGCGCATGGCTTCCAGGCTCCGGGTGGTGCACGAGTACGTCTTTTCCGCGCCCGGAATACACCCGTACGGGCCCCGCGCGCTCCCGGCGCTCCCGTACGGGCTTCCCCCCGGGGCTGTGGATCAGCTCTCGGTGCGGTACATCAGGTCGACCTCGTGGGTGCTGAAGCCGAGGCCCTCGTAGACGGCGAGGGCCGCCGGATTGTCGGCGTCCACGTACAGCATCGCGGTGGGCAGGCCCGCCCCGGCGAGGTGGTGCAGGCCGATCGCGGTGAGGGCCTTGCCGAGGCCGCCGCCCTGGGCGCCGGGGCGGACGCCGAGCACGTAGACCTCCCCGAGCCGCTCCTCGGCGTGGACCTTCGTCCAGTGGAAGCCGACGAGCTCCCCGTCCCGCTCGGCGAGGAAGAAGCCCTTGGGGTCGAACCACGGCTGCGCGATGCGGTCGTTCAGGTCCCGCTGGGTCAGCGCGCCCTGTTCGGGGTGGTGGGCGAAGGCCGCCGCGTTGACCGCGAGCCAGGACGCGTCGTCCTCGCCGGGCACGAAGGT
The Streptomyces sp. NBC_01296 DNA segment above includes these coding regions:
- a CDS encoding CHAD domain-containing protein codes for the protein MALPNHDLTARGEGSAGDVLGTYLRAQATAFLRGLRLHEESGADAAEGSDAARSLRGAARRISGSLATFRVVTESSWADGLRTELVWLSSTLADEHAYAARLTRLLDALHRLSGSPEVPAPRGAPGALTVGSARAAALLERQLTLARTRAHSATLQALGSSRFHAVADAVAVLASEVPLDAVAARGRVDEVLVPLAEVARNRLATAVSALPHAAEAHPYNPDQDGSWHEVRRLLRVHRYAREALGEDVARLAAAGDALDRHRDAAEAAAASATAARTPRIAPATAYALGVLHADQRHEVEAARFTFQDLWQPAAAPAL
- a CDS encoding RNA degradosome polyphosphate kinase — its product is MSHQPSAGPTEVPAQHPSHTSPAASPGPAAKPARIGSIAAHRPLSGQGPGLAPDLDADLDAYDDKEGGELPPGRFLDRERSWLAFNERVLELAEDPATPLLERANFLAIFASNLDEFFMVRVAGLKRRIATGVATRSASGLQPREVLDLIWTRSRELMARHAACFQQDISPQLAEEGIHLIRWPDLTEKEQARLFTLFRNQIFPVLTPLAVDPAHPFPYISGLSLNLAVVVRNPVTGHRHFARVKVPPLLSRFLEASPQRYVPLEDVIAAHLEELFPGMEVLAHHMFRVTRNEDLEVEEDDAENLLQALEKELMRRRFGPPVRLEVEESIDPGILDLLVQELNVSAAEVYPLPGPLDLTGLFGIASLDRPELKYPKFVAGTHRDLAEVESASAPDIFAALRERDVLLHHPYDSFSTSVQAFLEQAAADPDVLAIKQTLYRTSGDSPIVDALIDAAESGKQVLVLVEIKARFDEQANIKWARKLEESGCHVVYGLVGLKTHCKLSLVVRQEGDTLRRYSHVGTGNYHPKTARLYEDLGLLTADPQVGADLSDLFNRLSGYSRRETYRRLIVAPRSLRDGLITRIDKEAAHHRAGRPAYVRLKMNSIVDEALIDSLYRASQAGVPVAIWVRGICAVRPGVPGLSENIRVRSILGRFLEHSRVFAFGNGGEPEVWIGSADMMHRNLDRRIEALVRVADPAHRAALDRMLETGMSDATSSWHLGPDGEWTRHSTDHEGQPLRHVQEMLIDARRRRRGSAKP